Proteins encoded in a region of the Trypanosoma brucei gambiense DAL972 chromosome 6, complete sequence genome:
- a CDS encoding damage-specific DNA binding protein, putative, protein MPFLASTTKPPTAVSGAVTGNFLGDGEKLVLLNRLNIVSLFRADDHSFEHVADFSLFASLRFVESLPLFDNRGCGRHVVFFLSVKQEVSVVAFERRNNGLIGMVTLFHGDVETYFHQGKINDASLCCSGVYRSTTGNLLPIVIFSIYRGGVIGFDVAAAISGYSRDSKTAAAALNALFPSDYVQGVLRKTKRRSNFAHGNFAAAEIDVRSIALDHRDGIDGAVSLLVLYADLTGKTHVSEYLVNFWRNADQRRVPKTQGRSRIPEALNILPGGDIIQRKGLLSTSVETNACLLHVVPDGFFILGPQLLTFCPWKSSGVQSGSSKNVTTLEVPRLGAYVEPVCCATLPGQELLILFEDGSYLKVSVKDDCEGLNSGKSMLSQSSGAPLRTIPKCVAVVGECCVVGSHMDHTLWMRWLTGESGVLVYNCGPVFDVTVAADGSRTSVIAGTGVGLNGGLSFVRSAVSVRQDIRVTGLQNVRQISVSEDTIIFSLPGYSRVCRYCVGETMVLEEIHNTFFGTEETLLLEYNNERNVFLQVTTAGLRNVWPDRGEYVIRVSNNDIGHAHASEGLLVFSNPANLYVFCMKTLTPVATLCLAEAISCLLVFSSNSLLVGTWGSCAVHLYELHDGMIQSKVILQCSATPCSMCVVFRSGGHRLLVGLHNGYVADVPISGANVYGEMVETMLTTQPVRLFNLESHAAVLCLGEIPLILIVTNTGFQLTGIDFRDVSACAIMPKMRSPSRYIFFSKSECALILGSITSVQKLNTDYVGLKATATCVKYMPWWNILVLSIRRIEKDQVVSTMGHEVSNLSVLLDEPNSFELLENERCAFIDCVALGQANEWGSCGEVASDAGVVLIGTTFVFPDEQLSRSSRFMWCTVEVAKLRTEKTLLRLQGSKDVEGALQCCCIVPNYAGRVALGIGGCVVLYSWNAADATFVAEETIQIGTLIVRLIPVMQKEVSYIVASDARHSCFFVRIDTIQGSLNIVARDPELRGVMDCAILQYESRHDVCLGDDLFNFFCVSHVEPLANSSGVSAPAMPTKKLQTSAQYHMGDLITVMHQGSFAPCSVLNDVVPIPATLVRGVCGPQIVYGTSHGAFGAITPISSETFILLKGLEVSVASVVPPLGGFTHASFREVLRVGQERGASRNASFQVTNPQATELFNRRRRRCVPRGVCCGDVVEMFLTLSGGDQLRVVQEANQHVRRWFAYAWPTLEEYAMSDLDDFSSNQGDELAPDRIVDAEINSLLLRQALPTLSLTVEAVTAFIQTIQRIH, encoded by the coding sequence ATGCCGTTTTTGGCGTCGACGACTAAACCCCCGACAGCAGTCAGTGGTGCGGTGACAGGAAATTTCTTGGGGGATGGGGAGAAACTTGTTCTCCTTAATCGGTTAAACATTGTTTCGCTATTCAGGGCAGATGATCACTCTTTTGAGCACGTAGCCGATTTTAGCTTGTTCGCTTCTCTAAGATTTGTCGAGAGCCTTCCGCTTTTCGACAATAGAGGCTGTGGTCGGCATGTtgtgtttttcctctccGTCAAGCAGGAGGTGTCAGTCGTAGCGTTCGAGCGGCGCAACAATGGGCTCATTGGTATGGTGACTCTATTCCACGGTGATGTGGAGACGTACTTCCATCAGGGGAAGATTAACGACGCTTCTCTGTGTTGCTCCGGAGTCTATCGATCGACCACTGGTAATTTACTGCCAATTGTGATCTTCTCCATTTACCGTGGCGGAGTGATTGGATTTGACGTTGCTGCCGCCATATCTGGTTACAGCCGAGACTCGAAGACGGCGGCCGCGGCGCTCAACGCCCTTTTCCCATCAGATTACGTACAGGGCGTGTTGAGGAAGACGAAACGACGCTCCAATTTTGCCCATGGAAattttgctgctgccgaAATAGATGTTAGGAGTATTGCGTTAGACCACAGGGATGGTATTGATGGCGCGGTGTCTCTGCTCGTGCTCTATGCGGACTTGACCGGAAAGACACACGTCAGCGAGTACTTGGTTAACTTTTGGAGAAATGCTGATCAGCGTCGGGTACCTAAAACACAGGGCCGATCGCGGATCCCAGAGGCCTTGAATATACTTCCTGGAGGTGACATAATTCAGAGGAAAGGGCTTCTATCAACAAGTGTGGAGACAAATGCATGCCTACTGCACGTGGTTCCCGATGGTTTTTTCATTCTTGGACCACAGCTTCTGACCTTTTGCCCTTGGAAGTCATCTGGTGTTCAATCCGGCTCTTCGAAGAATGTGACGACGCTTGAGGTTCCCCGTCTTGGCGCATATGTTGAACCGGTGTGTTGTGCTACCCTTCCTGGTCAGGAGTTACTTATTTTGTTCGAAGATGGGAGTTATCTTAAGGTCTCGGTAAAGGATGATTGTGAGGGATTAAATTCAGGGAAAAGTATGTTAAGTCAATCTTCGGGGGCGCCTTTACGTACCATACCGAAGTGTGTAGCGGTTGTGGGAGAGTGCTGCGTTGTTGGTTCGCACATGGACCACACTCTCTGGATGCGTTGGCTCACAGGTGAGAGCGGGGTTTTGGTCTACAACTGTGGGCCTGTATTTGATGTCACAGTGGCTGCGGATGGGTCTCGCACCAGTGTGATTGCGGGCACTGGTGTTGGGTTGAACGGTGGTTTGAGTTTCGTGCGCTCTGCAGTAAGCGTGCGACAAGACATACGTGTTACCGGTTTGCAGAATGTGAGGCAAATTAGCGTCTCTGAAgatactattattttttcacttcccgGATATAGCCGAGTTTGTCGCTACTGTGTGGGGGAGACGATGGTGCTGGAAGAAATCCACAATACGTTTTTTGGGACAGAAGAGACGTTACTTCTCGAATACAACAATGAACGAAATGTTTTCCTCCAGGTGACTACTGCCGGTCTTCGGAATGTGTGGCCTGATCGTGGCGAATATGTCATTAGGGTaagtaataatgatattgGTCACGCCCATGCAAGCGAAGGGCTGCTTGTTTTCTCGAACCCTGCGAACTTATACGTGTTTTGTATGAAAACACTGACTCCGGTAGCTACTCTCTGCCTTGCAGAAGCGATCTCATGTCTTTTGGTTTTTTCGTCAAACAGTCTTTTGGTCGGTACGTGGGGTTCATGCGCCGTACATCTTTACGAGTTGCATGACGGGATGATTCAGTCGAAGGTCATTTTGCAGTGTTCTGCCACGCCGTGCTCCATGTGTGTAGTATTTCGCAGCGGAGGACACCGCCTTCTTGTGGGTTTGCATAACGGTTACGTTGCTGATGTTCCTATCAGTGGTGCAAACGTGTATGGGGAAATGGTGGAGACGATGCTAACTACACAGCCCGTGCGACTATTTAATTTAGAGAGTCATGCCGCCGTTTTGTGCCTAGGAGAGATTCCACTTATTCTTATCGTTACCAACACCGGCTTCCAGTTAACAGGAATTGATTTCCGTGACGTTTCTGCGTGCGCAATCATGCCGAAAATGCGGTCGCCGTCCAGGTACATATTCTTTTCCAAGAGTGAGTGTGCGCTCATTTTAGGAAGCATCACTAGTGTACAGAAACTAAACACGGATTACGTTGGTTTGAAGGCGACGGCAACATGTGTCAAGTACATGCCCTGGTGGAATATCCTCGTTTTGTCCATACGCCGAATTGAAAAAGACCAGGTAGTGTCCACGATGGGGCATGAGGTTTCGAATCTGTCAGTTTTGCTTGATGAGCCTAACTCATTTGAGCTGCTCGAAAATGAACGGTGTGCGTTTATCGATTGTGTCGCACTTGGGCAGGCGAATGAATGGGGTTCTTGCGGTGAGGTGGCAAGTGATGCGGGTGTTGTGCTTATTGGTACGacatttgtttttccagACGAGCAACTCTCTCGGTCGAGCAGGTTCATGTGGTGCACTGTCGAAGTAGCTAAGTTAAGAACAGAGAAAACGCTTCTGCGACTGCAAGGGAGCAAAGATGTAGAAGGGGCGCTGCAGTGTTGTTGTATCGTGCCCAACTATGCGGGTCGGGTTGCATTAGGCATAGGTGGTTGTGTGGTGCTCTACAGCTGGAATGCGGCGGATGCCACGTTTGTAGCTGAGGAGACGATTCAAATTGGAACGCTCATAGTCCGTCTTATACCAGTGATGCAGAAGGAAGTGTCGTACATTGTCGCGTCAGACGCACGGCATagctgtttttttgtccggATAGATACCATACAGGGGAGCCTCAACATTGTAGCCAGGGATCCTGAACTGCGCGGTGTTATGGACTGCGCCATACTCCAGTACGAATCTCGCCACGATGTGTGCCTTGGGGATGATttattcaattttttttgtgtctcTCACGTTGAGCCACTTGCAAATTCCTCAGGAGTGTCAGCACCTGCGATGCCCACCAAAAAGCTTCAGACATCTGCACAGTATCACATGGGCGACTTGATAACTGTAATGCACCAGGGTAGTTTTGCCCCTTGTTCAGTTCTAAATGATGTTGTGCCTATACCTGCAACCCTCGTGCGAGGCGTGTGTGGGCCTCAAATTGTGTATGGAACCTCTCATGGGGCTTTCGGTGCAATAACGCCCATTTCCAGTGAAACATTTATCCTTCTGAAAGGACTCGAGGTTTCTGTCGCCAGCGTCGTTCCTCCGCTTGGTGGGTTTACTCATGCCTCTTTCCGCGAGGTGCTCCGCGTTGGACAGGAACGTGGCGCCAGCAGGAACGCTTCCTTTCAGGTGACCAACCCTCAGGCCACCGAACTGTTTAATCGGCGCCGCCGCCGTTGTGTTCCGCGCGGTGTGTGCTGCGGCGATGTGGTGGAAATGTTTCTGACGCTAAGCGGTGGGGATCAGCTGCGGGTTGTTCAGGAGGCTAACCAACATGTTAGGCGGTGGTT